Proteins encoded within one genomic window of Chitinophaga parva:
- the recO gene encoding DNA repair protein RecO, giving the protein MLHKTRGIVLRQVKYGDTSLIVSIFTELFGVQSYMVNGARSSKPKSGGKGNLLQPGNILELVVYHHEQKNMQRISEFKLGYIFTSLHFNVVKNTVSLYMIELLQKCLKQPEQQLELYYFAENMLQLLDQAPLSVVANLPLYFTLQLSSHMGFQISGQYSEYTHYLDLKEGVFTDLPPHHPYHLDAQNSEFTSQLLYAKDTTTLGHIIMNKDQRRKLLYAYLDFFKLHLAEFTDLHSPPILHEILDA; this is encoded by the coding sequence ATGTTACACAAAACAAGGGGTATTGTTTTACGCCAGGTAAAGTATGGCGACACCAGTTTGATCGTGAGCATTTTCACGGAGCTTTTTGGCGTGCAATCTTACATGGTCAATGGCGCCCGCTCTTCCAAACCTAAAAGCGGCGGCAAGGGCAACCTGCTGCAACCCGGCAATATCCTGGAACTGGTGGTGTACCACCATGAGCAAAAGAACATGCAGCGCATTTCCGAGTTCAAACTTGGCTATATCTTTACCAGCCTGCATTTCAACGTGGTGAAGAACACCGTATCCCTGTACATGATAGAACTGTTGCAAAAGTGTCTTAAACAACCCGAGCAACAGCTGGAGCTGTATTATTTTGCAGAGAACATGCTGCAGCTCCTGGACCAGGCACCGCTTTCCGTAGTGGCTAACCTTCCCCTGTATTTTACCCTGCAGCTCAGCAGCCATATGGGTTTCCAGATCAGCGGCCAGTATTCGGAATACACGCATTACCTCGATCTGAAAGAAGGCGTCTTCACAGACCTGCCTCCCCACCACCCTTACCACCTGGATGCGCAGAACAGTGAATTCACTTCGCAGCTGCTCTATGCAAAAGATACCACCACGCTGGGCCACATCATCATGAACAAAGACCAGCGCCGCAAATTGCTGTATGCTTACCTGGATTTCTTTAAACTGCACCTGGCGGAGTTTACGGACCTGCATTCACCACCTATTTTGCATGAGATCCTCGATGCATAA
- a CDS encoding ABC transporter permease yields the protein MFKNYIKIAWRSFRNSKVYSVINVLGLAMGLCMALLTGLWMWDECSFNRNFAHYDRLLKVYHNSTDNGTVSTYQTVPYPLAAEMRVKYAGDYKAVALGKGADHVMEAGETQLTTFGLYAETPLVSMLNMQLLQGSAASMDDVGSLLISTSLAHQLFGDKNPLDQVVRVDNKRSMKITGVFADFPLNCSFAPVKYLMPWMNIAQDRDWARHDIENNRWSNNSYDIYAQLQDHVSLENASAHIAGVFDHRNLGGDPKPVLQPMRNWHLYNNFKNGKPDGGLIQYVWLFGAIGGFVLLLACINFMNLSTARSEKRAREVGIRKSSGSLRGQLIAQFLVESVMMAAAAMVLALLATAAALPAFNQLADKQMHLPVGSVVFWAVILVCVLFTGIIAGSYPAFYLSAFKPVKVLKGTFKTGRMAALPRRLLVVVQFFISVVLVIGTVSIYQQIRYTQNRPVGYNREGLLQVALNTPEIRTNYEGLRRDLLQSGMVAEMAESSGPATAIWANLGGFSWEGMPADMRPQFGVTRVTVDYGKAVGWQISRGRDLSRDYGTDDHAVILNEAAVRYTGIKDPVGKMIRWGDDQLHVVGVVKDVVMESPFAKVNPMIFVPDGVDIAMAIVRLQPGRQPAAALPVIEKIFRQHNPKGPFVYGFVDDVYAAKFQVEERTGTLAAVFTVFAVLISCLGLFGLASFVAAQRTREIGIRKVLGATIVQVWGLLSRDFVMLVLLASVLAIPVAYYCMEQWLSKYEYHMQISWAVLLLSSLGALMLTLLTVSFQAIRAAMVNPVQSLRSE from the coding sequence ATGTTTAAAAACTATATCAAGATAGCCTGGCGGAGTTTCCGCAACAGCAAGGTGTATTCCGTGATCAATGTACTGGGGCTTGCCATGGGACTTTGCATGGCGTTGCTTACCGGGCTGTGGATGTGGGATGAATGCTCGTTCAACAGGAATTTCGCGCATTACGACCGCCTGCTGAAGGTGTATCATAACAGTACCGATAATGGAACTGTAAGCACTTATCAAACGGTGCCCTACCCCCTGGCCGCCGAAATGCGCGTGAAATACGCGGGCGACTATAAGGCCGTGGCGCTTGGAAAAGGTGCGGATCATGTGATGGAGGCCGGTGAAACACAGCTGACCACCTTTGGCCTGTATGCGGAAACACCGCTGGTGTCCATGCTGAATATGCAGCTGCTGCAGGGTAGCGCGGCATCGATGGATGACGTGGGCTCCCTCCTGATCAGCACCTCCCTGGCCCACCAGCTTTTTGGTGATAAGAACCCGCTGGACCAGGTAGTGCGGGTAGACAATAAGCGCAGCATGAAGATAACGGGTGTGTTTGCCGATTTTCCATTGAACTGCAGCTTTGCCCCTGTAAAGTACCTGATGCCCTGGATGAACATTGCACAGGATCGTGACTGGGCCAGGCATGATATTGAAAATAACAGGTGGAGTAACAATTCCTACGACATTTATGCGCAGTTGCAGGATCATGTAAGCCTTGAAAATGCCAGCGCCCATATTGCCGGTGTGTTTGACCACCGCAACCTGGGTGGCGATCCCAAGCCGGTGCTGCAGCCCATGCGTAACTGGCACTTGTACAACAATTTCAAAAACGGCAAGCCGGATGGCGGGCTTATCCAGTACGTGTGGCTGTTTGGCGCCATTGGTGGTTTTGTATTGCTGCTGGCTTGTATCAATTTTATGAACCTCAGTACAGCGCGGTCTGAAAAGCGTGCCCGGGAAGTGGGCATCCGCAAATCATCCGGTTCCTTGCGCGGGCAATTGATCGCGCAGTTCCTGGTAGAATCTGTGATGATGGCCGCAGCCGCCATGGTACTGGCTTTGCTGGCAACGGCCGCAGCGCTGCCCGCGTTTAACCAGCTCGCGGATAAGCAAATGCACCTCCCGGTAGGGAGTGTTGTTTTCTGGGCAGTGATCCTGGTATGCGTGCTGTTTACGGGCATCATAGCCGGCAGCTATCCCGCGTTTTATTTATCAGCATTTAAGCCGGTGAAGGTGCTCAAGGGCACGTTCAAGACCGGCCGGATGGCGGCCCTGCCACGCAGGCTGCTGGTGGTAGTGCAGTTCTTTATTTCAGTGGTCCTGGTCATTGGTACGGTGAGCATTTACCAGCAGATCCGCTATACTCAAAACAGGCCCGTAGGGTACAACCGGGAAGGGCTGCTGCAGGTGGCCCTGAACACACCGGAGATCAGGACCAATTATGAGGGGCTGCGCCGCGACCTGCTGCAATCCGGTATGGTGGCGGAAATGGCCGAGTCTTCCGGCCCAGCTACCGCGATATGGGCTAACCTGGGCGGTTTTTCCTGGGAGGGAATGCCGGCGGATATGCGGCCACAATTTGGTGTGACACGGGTAACGGTGGACTATGGTAAAGCCGTAGGCTGGCAGATCAGCCGTGGGCGTGATCTTTCCAGGGATTATGGCACAGATGATCATGCTGTTATCTTAAACGAGGCCGCCGTACGTTACACCGGCATTAAAGACCCGGTGGGCAAGATGATCCGCTGGGGTGATGACCAGTTGCATGTGGTGGGCGTGGTAAAGGATGTAGTGATGGAATCGCCTTTTGCAAAGGTAAACCCTATGATCTTTGTACCGGATGGTGTGGACATCGCGATGGCCATCGTTCGCCTGCAGCCGGGCAGGCAGCCTGCCGCGGCGCTGCCTGTGATCGAAAAGATCTTCCGGCAACATAATCCCAAGGGGCCTTTCGTGTATGGATTTGTGGACGATGTGTATGCGGCCAAGTTCCAGGTGGAAGAACGTACCGGCACGCTGGCAGCGGTGTTTACCGTGTTTGCCGTGCTGATAAGCTGCCTGGGGCTTTTCGGGCTGGCGTCATTCGTAGCGGCGCAGCGCACGCGGGAGATCGGCATCCGCAAGGTGCTGGGTGCTACCATTGTACAGGTGTGGGGCCTACTGTCCAGAGACTTTGTCATGCTGGTGCTGCTGGCCTCCGTACTGGCCATACCGGTGGCTTATTACTGCATGGAGCAATGGCTGTCCAAATATGAATATCATATGCAGATCTCCTGGGCGGTATTACTGCTGAGCAGCCTGGGCGCGCTAATGCTTACATTGCTCACGGTGAGCTTCCAGGCTATCCGGGCCGCTATGGTGAACCCGGTACAAAGCCTCCGCTCCGAATAA
- the porZ gene encoding type IX secretion system anionic LPS delivery protein PorZ, which yields MHRLLVFLSLFLYLRSAAQPVPIGHWRSHLPAAPARSVALLDGQLYCATPYTVFSVSPDEHAFTTYSKVNGLHDAGIACMGAGAGVLVIAYHNSNLDLLKDGAFINLPDILQKNIAGDKSVRNVSFYNETALLASGIGIIVVNTDRAEVADTYVLGDAGEYLGVNACAISNGYLYAATDRGMKRAPLQGANLADYHNWTSVNNGLQAAPIAELQLLGNTLIARQGNMLYQWNNGQWLPWYQDATHHITRIRAAGQQLLVCEQPARISFLQNDGSLQAAISNGFTAPNDVTTQDGELWIADSTGLVNYTAGTAQSTTPNAPQGIATGDMIFNNNDLWAMAGHNSSGFYGFANETWTTYRKGLDTLPNLVSTAVLHDTLYAGSLGGGLLQMSPDGHFTVYKQHSLLPPTDDATHAYNVSGLCTDAYGNLWMTATGAATDVVVKKASGQWQTFGIPFYHTSVSQILVDDYDQKWIVSPAQEGLFVLNTGTDLENPVDDKWNRYTSGNNNGNLPGNDVRCLAKDKNGWIWIGTGQGIAVLPCAQNATGTGCPAYWPIVQEGSFAGYLFQSEQINAIAVDGANRKWVSSNNGVWLVAENGDSVLQHFDVTNSPLLSDTVYKIAISPITGEICFATANGIISYRGTATATSNVAATSVLAFPNPVPPGYTGTIAVRGLFANATVKITDISGKLVYQAKATGGQVTWSGTDYTGHRPQSGVYLVFASNADGSDKLVSKIVFIH from the coding sequence ATGCATCGCCTGCTCGTTTTCCTAAGCCTGTTCTTATACCTCCGCAGTGCTGCACAACCTGTGCCCATCGGACATTGGCGCAGTCACCTGCCCGCGGCGCCCGCCCGCTCCGTGGCCTTGCTGGATGGGCAGCTGTATTGCGCCACGCCCTACACCGTGTTCAGTGTAAGCCCGGATGAACACGCCTTTACCACCTACAGTAAGGTAAACGGCCTGCATGATGCCGGCATTGCCTGCATGGGCGCCGGCGCAGGGGTACTCGTCATTGCATACCATAACAGTAACCTGGACCTGCTCAAAGACGGGGCTTTCATCAACCTGCCGGACATCTTGCAGAAGAACATTGCAGGTGACAAAAGTGTTCGCAACGTCAGCTTCTATAATGAAACCGCCCTGCTGGCCTCCGGTATCGGCATCATCGTGGTGAACACAGACCGGGCGGAGGTTGCAGATACGTATGTGCTGGGCGATGCCGGTGAATACCTGGGCGTAAATGCCTGCGCCATCAGCAACGGCTATCTCTACGCCGCTACAGACCGGGGCATGAAACGCGCCCCCCTGCAAGGCGCAAACCTCGCAGATTATCACAACTGGACCAGCGTAAATAACGGCCTGCAAGCCGCGCCTATAGCAGAATTACAGCTCCTGGGCAATACCCTCATTGCCCGCCAGGGCAATATGCTTTACCAGTGGAACAACGGCCAATGGCTGCCCTGGTACCAGGATGCTACTCACCACATCACCCGCATACGCGCTGCAGGCCAGCAACTCCTGGTGTGTGAACAGCCCGCCCGCATTTCCTTCCTTCAAAATGATGGCAGCCTGCAAGCCGCCATCAGCAACGGCTTCACTGCACCCAATGATGTAACGACACAGGATGGTGAGCTGTGGATAGCCGATAGCACCGGCCTTGTCAATTACACCGCTGGCACAGCGCAAAGCACCACCCCCAACGCGCCCCAAGGCATTGCCACTGGTGATATGATCTTCAACAACAATGACCTCTGGGCCATGGCAGGCCACAACAGCAGCGGGTTCTATGGCTTCGCCAATGAAACCTGGACCACTTACCGCAAAGGACTGGATACCCTGCCTAACCTGGTAAGCACCGCAGTACTGCATGATACCCTGTACGCTGGCTCCCTGGGGGGAGGCCTGCTGCAAATGAGCCCGGACGGGCATTTCACCGTATACAAACAACACTCCTTACTGCCGCCCACGGATGATGCCACCCACGCCTACAACGTGAGCGGCCTTTGCACAGATGCTTACGGCAATCTCTGGATGACGGCCACCGGCGCGGCTACAGACGTAGTGGTAAAAAAAGCCTCCGGCCAGTGGCAAACCTTTGGCATTCCTTTTTACCACACCAGCGTAAGCCAGATCCTGGTGGATGACTACGACCAGAAATGGATCGTATCGCCCGCGCAGGAAGGCCTCTTTGTGCTGAACACGGGCACAGACCTGGAAAACCCGGTGGACGATAAATGGAACCGCTACACCAGCGGCAATAACAATGGCAACCTGCCTGGCAATGATGTACGCTGCCTGGCCAAGGATAAGAACGGCTGGATATGGATAGGCACGGGGCAAGGCATAGCAGTACTGCCCTGCGCCCAGAACGCAACAGGGACGGGCTGCCCAGCCTACTGGCCCATTGTGCAGGAAGGCAGCTTTGCAGGTTATCTTTTTCAAAGTGAGCAGATCAACGCGATTGCCGTGGATGGGGCCAACCGCAAGTGGGTGAGCAGCAATAACGGCGTGTGGCTGGTAGCCGAAAACGGGGACTCCGTGCTCCAGCATTTTGATGTGACCAACAGCCCCTTGCTCAGTGACACGGTGTATAAGATCGCCATCAGCCCCATCACCGGCGAAATATGCTTTGCCACGGCCAATGGTATTATTTCTTACCGCGGTACCGCCACGGCTACCAGCAACGTAGCCGCTACCAGCGTATTGGCCTTCCCCAACCCGGTACCTCCCGGCTATACCGGCACCATTGCAGTACGCGGCCTCTTTGCCAATGCCACCGTAAAGATCACCGACATCAGTGGCAAGCTGGTGTACCAGGCCAAAGCCACCGGCGGCCAGGTAACCTGGAGTGGTACCGACTATACCGGGCACCGTCCTCAAAGCGGTGTCTACCTTGTGTTTGCAAGCAATGCAGATGGCTCGGATAAACTGGTTAGCAAGATTGTATTCATTCATTAG
- a CDS encoding efflux RND transporter permease subunit, giving the protein MWQRLAGFVLRFRLLLLFLLLGSTALMGYYASKVQLSYEFGGAIPTDNPRYLEYLQFRQQFGEDGNLLVLAVQDPHFFAPDRFDAYRKLTKGLKQVPGVENILSVAGAVNLVKNDSTHKLVPVAVFPEGQTVAQLDSAVGLFHRLPFYTGQLYNPRTSSYLMAVRINKDVMSSARRNVVVKQITTMATTFGKQQQEEVYMSGLPLIRTAMATRVADELKFFLVLSFLLTAAILFAFFRSVSAVLMSMVVVAMGVIWSVATIVLFHYKITLLTSIIPPLIVVIGIPNCVYFLNKYHTEYAKTGDKQTAIVRMIARMGIVTLFTNITAAIGFGVFYFTKSTLLKQFGVVAGLNILWIFVISFIFLPVVLSLLPPPKTRHTTYLESRFFNGVLAAISKLVFQYRKIVYAITLVSLVLAVVGMWRLQSVGFIVDDIPHTDKLYTDLKFFERNFKGVMPLEIAIDTKKKNGVISLPTLQKIDSLSAQIAVLPEFARPLSIAEGIKFVKQAYYNGDTASYSIPNQFDVPFLAPYLRMKNAGSEAGGGSALFSKLLASFMDSSRQVARVSVSMADVGSQRLPLILDSLRPAVNQLFDTAQYKVTFTGTSIIFLEGSRFIIHGLVDSILLAFVLIIFCMLYLFRSWRMLLIALVPNLIPLVVTAGVMGWCGIAIKPSTVLVFSIALGIAIDVTIRFLVNFKQELPHHQGNIGETVQQTIRETGLSIIYTSLILFAGFMIFSFSDFGGTRALGWLTSLTLVLAMVTNLTILPSFLLWLEKTTNGKVANRKM; this is encoded by the coding sequence ATGTGGCAACGCCTCGCTGGTTTTGTGCTCCGGTTCCGTTTATTACTCCTCTTTCTTTTGCTGGGCAGCACAGCGCTCATGGGCTATTACGCCAGTAAGGTACAGTTGTCCTACGAGTTTGGTGGCGCCATTCCTACTGATAATCCCCGTTATCTCGAATACCTGCAGTTCCGCCAGCAATTTGGTGAAGATGGGAACCTGCTGGTACTGGCCGTGCAGGACCCGCATTTTTTTGCACCGGACCGTTTTGACGCTTACCGTAAGCTCACCAAAGGGCTGAAGCAGGTGCCTGGTGTGGAGAATATCCTCAGCGTGGCCGGCGCGGTAAACCTGGTGAAGAACGACAGTACCCACAAACTGGTGCCTGTGGCGGTTTTCCCGGAAGGCCAAACGGTCGCACAACTGGATAGTGCGGTGGGCCTCTTTCACCGGTTACCTTTTTACACGGGACAACTTTATAATCCCCGGACCAGTAGTTACCTGATGGCCGTACGCATTAACAAAGATGTGATGAGCTCTGCCCGGCGCAACGTGGTGGTAAAGCAGATCACTACCATGGCCACTACTTTTGGCAAGCAGCAGCAGGAGGAGGTGTACATGAGCGGGCTGCCGCTTATCCGCACGGCCATGGCCACCCGGGTGGCAGACGAGCTGAAGTTCTTCCTGGTACTGTCATTCCTGCTCACGGCGGCCATCCTCTTTGCATTTTTCCGGTCTGTAAGCGCGGTGCTGATGTCCATGGTGGTAGTAGCCATGGGCGTTATCTGGTCTGTAGCTACCATTGTGCTTTTCCACTACAAGATCACGCTGCTTACCAGTATCATCCCGCCGCTGATCGTGGTGATAGGCATTCCCAACTGCGTGTATTTTCTCAATAAATACCATACAGAATATGCGAAGACGGGGGATAAGCAAACAGCGATCGTGCGCATGATTGCACGGATGGGTATTGTTACGTTATTCACCAATATCACTGCTGCCATTGGGTTCGGCGTGTTTTATTTTACGAAGAGCACCCTGCTGAAGCAGTTCGGTGTGGTAGCGGGGTTAAACATTCTCTGGATCTTCGTGATCTCTTTCATTTTCCTGCCGGTGGTACTGAGCTTGTTGCCTCCGCCTAAAACAAGGCATACCACTTACCTGGAGAGCCGCTTCTTTAACGGGGTGCTGGCTGCCATCAGCAAGCTGGTGTTCCAATACCGCAAGATCGTGTATGCGATCACGTTAGTGTCGCTGGTGCTGGCCGTGGTGGGCATGTGGCGGTTGCAATCCGTAGGGTTTATCGTGGACGACATTCCGCATACCGATAAGCTGTACACCGATCTGAAATTCTTTGAGCGCAATTTCAAGGGCGTAATGCCGCTGGAAATTGCCATTGACACCAAAAAGAAAAACGGGGTGATCAGCCTGCCCACGTTGCAAAAGATAGACAGTCTTTCTGCGCAGATAGCGGTTTTGCCGGAATTTGCCCGGCCGCTGTCCATTGCAGAAGGGATCAAGTTCGTGAAGCAGGCCTATTACAACGGGGATACGGCCAGTTACAGCATTCCCAACCAGTTTGACGTACCGTTCCTGGCGCCCTACCTGCGTATGAAAAATGCGGGCAGTGAGGCGGGTGGTGGCAGTGCCCTGTTCAGCAAGCTGCTGGCCTCCTTCATGGACAGCAGCCGGCAGGTGGCGCGGGTGAGTGTAAGCATGGCGGATGTGGGCTCACAGCGGTTGCCACTTATCCTGGATTCCCTGCGGCCGGCAGTGAACCAGTTGTTTGACACAGCGCAATACAAAGTGACCTTTACCGGTACCAGCATTATTTTCCTGGAAGGCAGCCGGTTTATCATACATGGCCTGGTAGACAGTATCCTGCTGGCGTTTGTGCTCATTATTTTTTGTATGCTGTACCTGTTCCGTTCCTGGCGTATGCTGTTGATAGCGCTGGTACCCAATCTCATTCCGCTGGTGGTTACGGCGGGGGTGATGGGCTGGTGTGGCATTGCCATCAAGCCTTCCACGGTATTGGTGTTCAGCATAGCGCTGGGGATTGCCATAGATGTTACCATCCGTTTCCTGGTGAACTTTAAGCAGGAGCTGCCCCATCACCAGGGCAACATCGGGGAAACGGTGCAGCAAACTATCCGGGAAACCGGGCTGAGCATCATTTACACTTCGCTGATCCTTTTTGCGGGTTTTATGATCTTCAGCTTTTCTGACTTCGGGGGCACGCGGGCGCTGGGCTGGCTCACTTCGCTGACGCTGGTGCTGGCCATGGTGACGAACCTGACCATCCTGCCCAGTTTCCTTTTGTGGCTGGAAAAGACCACGAACGGCAAGGTGGCTAACAGGAAAATGTAG
- a CDS encoding LuxR C-terminal-related transcriptional regulator translates to MKNKYSKGAHLSERKFRELLSLFAEDLTATQIADISAVSRVTVNSYLKKIRQRIALHNESLLQAAMPHKVSSALLLTPDPPGDITPPPPLRKPVIVGIFKVNDRVHTEIIPEAGPALLQGLGKGRLQPDDAALVEEYEGVADLSQYRLYNVRKGASAPAVQASEGIEAFWGLTRHRLVKFKGLNSGTVYLHLRECEFRYNHREEDLFPILLTLLKEQPLHLLTA, encoded by the coding sequence ATGAAAAATAAGTACTCGAAAGGAGCGCACCTTTCTGAACGCAAGTTTAGGGAGTTGCTGAGCCTGTTTGCGGAGGATTTAACCGCAACACAGATCGCGGACATCAGTGCCGTGAGCCGGGTAACCGTAAATAGTTACCTGAAGAAGATCCGTCAGCGGATAGCGCTACATAATGAATCCCTGTTGCAGGCGGCTATGCCTCACAAGGTATCTTCAGCGCTGTTATTGACCCCAGATCCCCCGGGCGATATTACGCCGCCACCCCCTCTGCGCAAGCCCGTTATTGTGGGCATTTTCAAGGTAAATGACCGTGTGCACACGGAGATCATCCCGGAGGCCGGGCCTGCATTGCTGCAGGGACTGGGCAAGGGACGGTTGCAACCAGATGACGCAGCCCTGGTAGAGGAGTATGAAGGTGTAGCAGATCTGAGCCAGTACCGGTTGTACAATGTACGGAAGGGTGCTTCGGCACCGGCTGTACAGGCATCGGAAGGGATAGAAGCTTTCTGGGGCCTTACCCGCCACCGGCTGGTAAAGTTCAAGGGGCTGAATTCCGGCACCGTGTACCTGCACCTGCGGGAATGCGAATTCCGTTATAACCACCGGGAGGAGGACCTGTTTCCGATCCTGCTTACGCTGCTGAAGGAGCAGCCGCTGCATTTGCTCACGGCGTAA